In a genomic window of Thiosocius teredinicola:
- a CDS encoding HvfC family RiPP maturation protein has protein sequence MSTSPESPMHTFQRQQMAFTAHIRDPENNPLPDGVTSRRMGVYTELFFNNFNDQLSGNFPVLRRITADERWHAMVRDFMIRHRAATPLFTEVGLEFIEYLQQEREPQPGDWPFMVELAHYEYVELAVAISTADEEAVEYDPNGDLLHGRPLVGPTAWNLSYQWPVHQIGPEYLPEELPAEPTHLVVYRDRLDEMHFLEINAVTQRLLQLLKENPEHTGLDVLKTIADELGHPQPDAVIAGGLELLNDLHRRNVILGTRV, from the coding sequence ATGTCGACGTCGCCTGAGTCGCCGATGCACACCTTTCAACGCCAACAGATGGCGTTCACTGCGCACATCCGCGACCCCGAGAACAACCCGCTGCCCGACGGCGTTACGTCGCGCCGCATGGGCGTCTATACCGAGTTGTTTTTCAACAACTTCAACGACCAGCTCTCGGGAAACTTCCCGGTTCTGCGGCGAATCACCGCCGACGAGCGCTGGCATGCCATGGTGCGCGATTTCATGATCCGGCATCGCGCAGCAACCCCGCTGTTCACCGAAGTTGGCCTGGAATTTATCGAGTACCTGCAGCAGGAACGCGAGCCTCAACCCGGCGACTGGCCGTTCATGGTCGAACTGGCGCACTACGAGTACGTCGAGCTGGCGGTGGCGATCAGCACCGCCGACGAAGAAGCGGTCGAATACGATCCGAACGGTGACCTCCTGCACGGGCGCCCCCTGGTCGGCCCGACGGCATGGAATCTCAGTTACCAATGGCCGGTGCACCAGATCGGCCCGGAATACCTGCCGGAAGAACTCCCGGCCGAACCGACCCACCTGGTCGTCTACCGTGACCGTCTCGACGAGATGCACTTTCTCGAGATCAACGCGGTGACGCAGCGCCTGCTGCAGCTATTGAAAGAAAACCCGGAGCATACCGGTCTCGATGTACTGAAGACGATTGCTGACGAGCTTGGCCACCCGCAACCGGATGCCGTGATTGCGGGAGGACTTGAACTCCTCAACGATCTTCACCGCCGCAACGTGATCCTGGGTACCCGCGTCTAG
- a CDS encoding HvfB family MNIO-type RiPP peptide maturase codes for MSKHKNTHARYPVTGAGLGLRFELIEQFRTDPPKQVDFLEVAPENWIRVGGSRGKALRELTEQYPLVCHGLSLSIGGPAPLDDGFLHDLKHFLDVNQARVYTEHLSYCGDSGQLYDLMPIPFSEEAVHYVAARIRHVQDVLERRIGMENVSTYAVPTGEMTELDFLTAVLEEADCGLHLDINNIFVNSVNHGFDPYAYLAGIPAERIMYAHIAGHYQEADNLRVDTHGEDVLPEVWDMLDTAYERYGVFPTLLERDFNIPPLDELLGEVDQIVSRQQRWQESADVDVA; via the coding sequence ATGTCCAAGCACAAAAACACCCATGCCCGATACCCGGTCACCGGCGCCGGACTGGGCTTGCGCTTTGAGCTGATCGAACAGTTCAGAACCGATCCGCCGAAACAGGTCGACTTTCTCGAAGTCGCGCCGGAGAACTGGATTCGGGTCGGCGGCTCGCGCGGCAAGGCGCTACGTGAACTGACAGAGCAATACCCGCTCGTTTGTCACGGGCTTTCGTTATCGATCGGAGGTCCGGCACCGCTTGATGACGGCTTTCTGCACGACCTCAAGCATTTTCTCGACGTGAACCAGGCGCGCGTCTACACCGAACACCTGTCGTATTGCGGCGACAGCGGCCAGCTCTACGACCTGATGCCGATTCCGTTTTCCGAAGAGGCGGTTCACTACGTTGCTGCGCGCATCCGCCATGTGCAGGACGTGCTCGAGCGACGCATCGGCATGGAAAACGTCTCGACCTACGCCGTGCCGACGGGCGAGATGACCGAACTCGATTTCTTGACCGCAGTGCTCGAAGAGGCCGACTGCGGATTGCACCTCGACATCAATAATATCTTCGTCAACAGCGTCAACCACGGTTTCGATCCGTATGCCTATCTGGCCGGCATCCCGGCCGAACGCATCATGTACGCGCATATTGCCGGGCACTACCAAGAGGCCGACAACCTGCGAGTCGACACCCACGGCGAAGACGTGCTGCCCGAGGTCTGGGACATGCTGGATACGGCGTATGAACGCTACGGCGTGTTCCCCACCCTGCTCGAGCGCGATTTCAATATCCCGCCGCTCGACGAACTTCTCGGCGAGGTCGATCAGATCGTCAGCCGCCAGCAACGTTGGCAGGAGTCCGCTGATGTCGACGTCGCCTGA